A portion of the Cryptosporangium phraense genome contains these proteins:
- a CDS encoding carbohydrate ABC transporter permease: MSTVIARPQAGGWRRARRFVLPVAGLLVAIVFLAPYVVMLLDSLRPGSEALQSPPSFLPHHWTLGAYGDILGDSRFQNWLKTSLLVAFASTAIVILVAIPAAYFTARFKFPGRTAFLFLVLVTQMFAPTSLVVGIYREFFELSMVNTYGALILTNSAFNLAFAVWIMHGFFAALPKELEEAAELDGNGRVGTMMRVMLPLTLPGVVTATIFTFIAVWNEYVVALTLMQDDDKKPLTVGINSYVTGYEQNWDQLFAASIVAIVPVVILFAVIEKHLVGGLTAGSVK, from the coding sequence ATGAGCACGGTCATCGCTCGTCCGCAGGCCGGGGGCTGGCGGCGCGCCCGCCGGTTCGTGCTGCCGGTCGCCGGGCTGCTGGTCGCGATCGTCTTCCTGGCGCCCTACGTCGTCATGCTGCTGGACTCGCTGCGGCCGGGCAGCGAAGCGCTGCAGTCGCCGCCGAGCTTCCTGCCGCACCACTGGACGCTCGGCGCCTACGGCGACATCCTCGGCGACAGCCGCTTCCAGAACTGGCTGAAGACCTCGCTGCTGGTCGCGTTCGCGTCGACCGCGATCGTCATCCTGGTCGCGATCCCGGCCGCGTACTTCACCGCCCGGTTCAAGTTTCCGGGCCGTACCGCTTTCCTGTTCCTGGTGCTGGTGACCCAGATGTTCGCACCGACCTCGCTGGTGGTGGGCATCTACCGCGAGTTCTTCGAACTGAGCATGGTCAACACCTACGGGGCACTGATCCTCACGAACTCGGCGTTCAACCTCGCGTTCGCGGTCTGGATCATGCACGGGTTCTTCGCCGCGCTGCCCAAGGAGCTGGAGGAAGCGGCCGAGCTGGACGGCAACGGCCGGGTCGGCACGATGATGCGCGTCATGCTGCCGCTGACGCTCCCGGGCGTCGTCACCGCGACGATCTTCACGTTCATCGCGGTCTGGAACGAGTACGTCGTCGCGCTCACGCTGATGCAGGACGACGACAAGAAGCCGCTGACCGTCGGCATCAACTCCTACGTCACCGGCTACGAGCAGAACTGGGACCAGTTGTTCGCTGCCTCGATCGTCGCGATCGTCCCCGTCGTCATTCTGTTCGCCGTCATCGAGAAGCACCTCGTCGGCGGCCTGACCGCCGGATCGGTCAAATGA